The stretch of DNA agacagacagatagatagatagatagatagatagatagatagatagatagatagatagctatcatTCAACTACggcagtagttgaataatattcttaaggccgcaatttcCGCAGCATCATTCAGAacttgtcgctaattcagttcttaaccaaatttttaaaatgttaccacttttgaagaggactggtctCTGCTTAcattttggctttaaaaaattgagatttgatccagaagaaaaaagtttacaacaaaatttgtagcaacgttataggagaATAAATAACGCCTCCAATGAAGTTCAGATCTAAGCAACTTATTTATTATACAagcaatatatatctatcttagtttcaatgatagaagaaagcatgaagaatttcatagttttggtctcCTGCAACGAAAAGTTGTGTAAAAAATATTGTGagataaaatatcatgaaaagatataaggaaaaaaaatgtatttgagTATTATTAACTTGTTTGATAGATCTCAATACAAGGAATTTCATGGAATCAATTTCATGCAATGacgttttaaaagaaaaagttatgaatgtttgtttctcaaatttgagggtgataatatagttctataatattttatgaatatagttctattacatgggaggaggcgcaatggcccagtggttagggcagcggactcgcggtcataggatagcggtttcgattcccagaccgggcattgtgagtgtttattgagcgaaaacacctaaagctccacgaggctccagcaggggatggtggtgatcccctgctgtactctttcaccacaactttctctcactcttacttcctgtttctgttgtacctgtatttcaaagggccggccttgtcactctctgtgtcacgctgaatatccccgagaactacgttaagggtacacgtatctgtggagtgctcagccacttacacgttaatttcacgagcagggtgttccgttgattcggatcaaccggaaccctcatcgtcgtaaccgacggagtgcttccatcccattacatgggaaaatgcgaacaagataaataatattctttaagACTATAAGCCCGGAAAAGTagaggacaagttattacacttggaaaagttcaagaCAACTTATTACATCAGGTAAAGTATTgagcaagaaaatttttacttaaaatattgcagctaagaataagatttcaaataaaatatttagatttagaatatattagcttttattaaaactaaaaattttattacaagttattacttctatttgttattaattGTTGTTTCTATCAAAAATTAATAActcaattgaaatatattttgcactttaaaaaGATTCAGTTCTTTAattatccctgtgtgtgtgttttagtgtatgtatgtgactttACCCAACAGTGAAACGCGCTCATATTGTAAGTTACAACgaccaggtttcattagaaagtgaaaatagaTATATCCGCTGCTTATTATCTATCCACCAAATAAACTATGCTTTTCACTCAGCAActcttttttacaactaaaataacaTCGGCAACTACGTTGGCTTGCACAGTTTTGAGGTCATTTCCGGACAATATTTGAATTTGcttcaaatattttacttttgtccgatgtttcacgcatgcgtagaattctactcagacaaacatttatgaaattgtacacaacaaattcacagtgaaatttgcttgagttattgcctaaaTTATTGTCAAGTTACCatatttttagtcttgacccaatgtcTATTTTTTACATACAGAATTTGCTAACcatatatattactctactttgcataaaactttagctatatggGTACTTCTGGTTCTCATTTTCAAGTATTCTAAtgtggtatttttttttagttataatattactttgtaaattaaaatcaaataatttttaatattcaaattttatcattagctgcaatattttaagtaaaaatgttcTTATTATTAATTAACATAATAGAATAGCCTGGAAAAAACACGGATTACacggaaaaatgcgagcaagcgaaataatattcttaagattacaaagctggaaaagtacaggacaagttattacatccgCTAAAGTACAGAAAAATTTTACTTAGAATATTGCacctaaggataaaatttgaatattagaaaatatttaattttaatttacaaagtaacattataattttaaaaacgataccatcgggtttgtttcgaccctttagaattggaatttttgaaaagtaaaacttttgcattatgtagcttgttattctctttaagtgaacatttttctgattgaaaaatggcgacacagcagtaaaaaaatcgtaaaagatagggattttcatagaaaaaaagcacctttttgatgtaaataaatttttggtgttaacatggtccgatttgaaatttttcttctacggaaggaagagcaaatcttcttctatcatactctcaattttggtcaacttgcgtcgaagggtctcggaggagatagtgttagttgaaggctaccaaatctgccatacacagacaacttcacctttatatatataatttatttgtatttactcTTGAACTTTGCGAATGTTCCTGGATCGTTGTTTCCCAAAAATCTCGAAAATGTTTTTCGCTGTACTCCAGGAATCTCTCGTGGTACACACTTTGGCAGACACTGCTTTCGAGCATTCTAACGATATGCAGCTGTATTTTCTTCTATTACTGCTTGTCCTGTACTCTTCAACACAATATAGGCTCACTGTCGAAGCAATTAATCGCTAAATATATACAATGGATATTTTATGAATACTACTTGGTTTGTTACGACTCAAAGAAGATAAATGATGTGTACCACTTTATATTAACGATTTACCGTTAAGTGAGATCTATCTTGTAAGTTGTCTTTGTTTAAATACATAATATGATTATAGTAATTGATATAAAGCATGCTGAAAAATATCCAGCATCAGGATCAGCTACATCATTTGTAAAATAGTTGGTTTTTAGCAAAATTGATAATGAGGCATATAAAAGCGAGCAGCATACTTCCAACATTTTAGATGTTTTTAAGTTTAAAAACTGGTCTGTCCTCATCCTAGAAGACTgaatcaaaaaatgaaaaaaaattacaaagatgATAGCTAAATTAACTTCAGCTTCGGATGTTTTCTGAAGCGGAGATTTTCATTTGGCATATCATACATGCAATGTGTTCTTCGTAGCCTGGCAAAAGGAATTCTATCTTCATGTGCGTCAGGTATTAAAGAATCgcttcaaattcagccgagatcgactttgcctttcatcctttcggggtcgattaaataagtaccagttacgcactagggtcgatataatcgacttaatccgtttgtttgtccttgtttgtcctctctgtgtttagccccttgtgggtagtaaagaaataagtattaaagAATCGCAGAATTGAAAccgtataaaattatttaaatatcctttttattctttaatgTAACAGTgatgatattaattaattttttaatgatgcgtttcgtctgccgttacgttctgagttcgaattccaccgaggtcgactttgccttttatcctttcggggtcgattaaataagtaccagttacgcactagggtcgatataatcgacttaatccgtttgtttgtccttgtttgtcccttctgagtttagccccttgtgggttgtaaagaaatagatattaattatttttttaatgataagcAAACGTCCACAGGAAATTAAAATCCCCAGCCAGCATTTGTTGATCAATTAAATTTATGAGGAAAGTACACTTTGAAATATCGCTTGtggaatttaatttcttttcacagaaaacacaaaaactaaGATACCGAACGATGATCCACCAGGATACAATGAAAACCATGAAAACAGAGATGGTCTTCAGAATATTATGGCACCTGTAATTCCCGCAGAAACTGAATATCCACCAGGttatccatcaccaccatcagattatccatcaccaccaccagattATCCATCACCATCGGGATGTCCCCCACCAAAATATGCACCGCCTCCAGAATATCAACCACCATCAGAATATGCATCATCACCGGGACCCACAGATATTTTTGGTAATGTTTTGGCATCTGCACCTCCCACACAAACTGGATATCTACCACCACCAGGATGTCCCCCACCAAAATACACACCGCAACCTGAATATCCACCACAACCTGGATACCCACCACAACCTGGATATCCACCACAACCTGGATATCCACCACAACCTGGATATCCACTGCAACTCGGATATCCACCACAATCCGGACAcatgtcacaacaacaacaacaacagcttgtTATCGTAAGCAAACActgtttccttttcattttacTATTGACTGTTCTACAACCATCTCATCATATGTTTTGCAAGCTTTGCTCATCAAAAGGTGGCTGTACTAGGAAACCATCTTTAAGATTTTTTGTCTCTTtacattgtaagttcaaattccgccggaatcgactttgcctttaatcgttttcgaagtcgataaaattagtactttttttagttattatttatttatgcgcctttct from Octopus sinensis linkage group LG2, ASM634580v1, whole genome shotgun sequence encodes:
- the LOC115232470 gene encoding calcium-binding protein P-like isoform X2, translated to MEAKNTKTKIPNDDPPGYNENHENRDGLQNIMAPVIPAETEYPPGYPSPPSDYPSPPPDYPSPSGCPPPEYPPQPGYPPQPGYPPQPGYPPQPGYPLQLGYPPQSGHMSQQQQQQLVITRTYQPQYVENKVTSAFLVTLFCFFPTGIPAIVFAQKAQTMALSGNIEGAQEANAGAGRLIKISMIVGFFIIMILIILRFAVIRGL
- the LOC115232470 gene encoding calcium-binding protein P-like isoform X1, whose protein sequence is MEAKNTKTKIPNDDPPGYNENHENRDGLQNIMAPVIPAETEYPPGYPSPPSDYPSPPPDYPSPSGCPPPGYPPQPEYPPQPGYPPQPGYPPQPGYPPQPGYPLQLGYPPQSGHMSQQQQQQLVITRTYQPQYVENKVTSAFLVTLFCFFPTGIPAIVFAQKAQTMALSGNIEGAQEANAGAGRLIKISMIVGFFIIMILIILRFAVIRGL